The genomic DNA GGCATCGTTCGGTACAAATCCCCTCCCCAGCAACGCGTTACAATTCACGTACGTACAACTGAAAGCTCGAGGGGTTCTGTCAGGGCCCACAGACACGCTTCTCTCCTGTCCCGCATCCATCGCTTACATTGGTGCAACAGGAACGTGAAGGGGAGAAGCCCACGGGGCTCAGGCGCCCCCATGGCACCCGCCCTCCTGCGGGCacggggagaaggggggaacCCCCCACGCGGGGACCTGCTCCGGTTACCCCAGCTCCGGTGACCCGCGGGAGCTGATAATGCAAAATTTTGGATGAGGAGATTTCAGTCAATATAAACTCCCATCAAACGGACGCGGCAGCGTATGACAGTCACGGGTTGTTAAAATATTTCCCCAACAGAGACTCCTTCCTGGCtgtttattctctctcttttgccTTTCACTTAGGAAGGTAATTAAATCAGACTCTCAGGCTGGGTTTTAATTTCTGGTTCACATGCCCTCAAACCATGCTGCCGTGGTTTGGACTCGTAATCATGTGGGGGAATATTTGTACAAAAATTATATcaatacattttcatttaagaCGATCATGAAAGCCTTTTTACGCATCACGCTATGCTCTGTAAAACCCTCTGCCTGTTTATAAACTACAGGCAGAAGCCATCAAACTAACTGACATCATTTCTTTGGcgtttttcctcttaattttactttttatttacatGCTCATTTGCTAGAATGGAAATAACACCCTAAACACAGAACAGACAAACAAGTGAATTTTGAATAGTCTGTGCCGCAAGAAAACACTTTGAATTTCTCACACTCAGCTTCTTTTGCGCCTGGGTATTTGTGGAGCTTGTCATCTTTTAGGAAATTGTCAGATTAGATGGGAGCTTTGGCAGGGAAAGACCGTATCATCCTTGTGTGTCTGGATAATTACAGGTTATTAAtacaaatccattttttttcagagcgGTTCTTtacttaaatatataaataaagaaacGTGCTGGAAATGTGAAGCCATTGAGACGCCACCGCCGAGGAGCTCAGCGTGTCCTTCTGCGGCCACCAGCGCTCGGCACCGGGTCCCGCCTTGCGGATGGGAGCGCTGGGAGCCAGGGGGATTCCCAGAGGGAGCCACGGGAGCCACACACGCCACCCTCGCCTGAATTTAATTGAATTGCATTAGCAACGGCAGAATTTGACCCATATACAGAGGGCCGAGTGCCGGCCAAAAATAGTGACGAGTCGGAGCTGAGCTTATCTTTCCAACGCTTTGGCTAGCAAATGTAATTTTCCGAACCaaaccattttaatttcagtcGTACGATttcatttaaagatttttctctttaaatcagCCACACAATTTgtcagtgaaaaagagaaaaaagaagaggaaaaaggtatGGGGAGAAGCGTGGAAAAAGCACACGTAAAACCTGTGCACTGAAACAAATTATCTAACAGGAAACTTAGATTATGTACGCgccttataaatatttattactatttttcttccGTGTTTTTATTTACTTGAGTATTTCCGATATTCCTAACCCACCACTCATTcaaaaaaacacaactgttttAAAGATTTAATCAACCCTTAATGGTTCGTACATCTAAAAATATAATGAATACAGTGCGTCTGAATAGATGCACAGCCTAAAGATGCTTCCAGCAGATAAGGATTTTAAAGGACACCCGGAGACAATTTAAAAActagaagaaaacctttttttaggcagagcaaaaaaaaaaagcaacctattttccatccacaaaaaaaaacccctccccgTGCAAACGGCGTGTGTGCACGCTCCTGTGCGGAGACGCTGGCACGGGGACGTTCCCGAGAGGCCAGGCATGACCATGCAGGGCAGCGTTTGCCAGGAGCTTCACCCCCAACGATCCCCCCCCCGCACCTCGGCACGCGTCCGGCTCCAGCGCCGCAGAAGccgtgggggggtgggtgtttcCCGTCTCATGGTGACAATCTGCGCTGGACACCGATTCTCACCCCGCACCGAGACCTTTCAACGCCACCGCACCAGACCTGTCCTGCGAACTTGGGCTTCCTCGATCAGCAGCGCCAAGTGTTTCATCCCAAACCACGTGAGACGCCGTCAGCCTCTTTAAAGGTTCAGACTCTGCCTGTATTAAAaccaatcagggaaaaaaaaaaataatctaaatctcACGGCTGCCAAAAACCGCTCTCTAAACAGCCCACCAAATGCCAGCAAAGCGGAGCTATTCCTGACTTTGAAGGCAGCCTGTAACAGAAGACCGACGAGAGGCCAGTTGTGCCCCTCTTGTGTCCCCGAGGAGGGTGACGCCGAGGCCAGGGGGATTCTCCGAGAACCGGCCCGTGATGCGCACAACACACACAACGGCGCGCACCGCCGTCAGCGAGCCCACGCGCCGCCGGTGAGCACGCCGTGGGGAGATCGCCCGCCTGAAGAGCACCCCCACCACGCCAGTCACCGTCACCCCACGGACAGAGACTGAGTCGTTTGAAGGCCAGCTAACTGCAAGGCCACAGGAACTCTTCGATTTCTGCATCGCAATTCCTCATTTAACCAAGGAAAAACTCTCCGCACAACAACAAACTCCGCTTTCTACGCGCGACCCCATGGTCCATAGCTAAAAGCACCACAAATACCAttgcaaaagaaacagaacataGAAATCCCAGAAGGATTTAcgatgaaaatatatttttaatggtcCCATTAATTTCATTTATAACATCGTGGGTATTTTGCTGGCACGTGGGACGCTGAGCACCCCAGTGCCATGGCAGACACGAATAAAAAACCTTCCAgaacctgctccagcatcacAATTCCTTGTTCCCAGCTCAACAGCTTTGGCAGCACTTGAGGATATGTATCAATTGCTTAATCTTAATACATGGGAATTTATCTACTAGGGGTAGTAACAGAAAGGGAGACTGAAATTGCTTATATTTAATATTGTAAGAACATGCAAAGCTTAAACATGACGCTCTTGTTCAGGGAAAAAATCCAGACTGTGGCAAAAGGAATCGTTCCTGAGAGGCCGCTGCAATATCTGCCACTTCCCAGGATGGCAAAAGCACGTAAATCaccacagatatttttaaattatatttatttatagatttGTGTCGTGTACCCATCGCTCAGCAGCTGGGTGCACATACACATACTAAAATACCATACATCATTTGTCTGCAAATCGtaatttaaatacattcttaCTCCTGGGATACGGATCTTTGCGCATCGTTCCCCAAGCGCAGGCCTGAGTCGAGAGACGCCAGCAGCGACTGAGGACCAAAGGCAGAGGGAGCATCGCACAGTGACAGTGCGCTGGGACACGCTGCGCCCTCACCTTGGGCCAAAAGCAGAGCTCTCTGGGCGCTGGAAACTCATGGCATTTTAAAGACACTTTGATTAAGCCTTCGAAATACCTCCTGCGTATAGATGAACTCAATAGGAGTAATACTTACAGTATCTGCCTGGCACCGTTTCCTAGTACGCGGTCAGTGGACTCACAAGTCTTCAGTCGGGTGCGTTGGGACACGGAGCCCCCCTCGTCCGTGCCGGGGGGTGCACCGCTCACCCCACCCCACGCCATCCAAAACCGGGTGAGCGGCCGCGGGGTTTAACGTCACCGGGCTGCACCTTCTGCTGGGACATAGCAACAAGGTGAAGGTCACCGAAACCACCAGCCGTCAAGGAGGGAAAGATCAAAAGAGAGTAATTACTTCTAAACACGCTTTCGAAATGAGATCGCGCAGAAGTAGAGTTGCGTGTTTCACCGCCACGTTTctgcagttcaaaaaaaaaaaacaacggacATGTAAAATCCATGCGAGTGGCACATATTCCCCAGgcccttctcctgcagccctcGGCTCACCCCAGCCACGCCGCCGGAGTCAATGGAAACGCTCTTGTAAACAAGGGCTTACAAGAACCCAACGCAACAATGGTTTCAAAAGGCGTTTTGACTGTGCAATTGTTGCTGGATTAGGGTCTTCAGAAACACCCAGCTTCCCCCTGAAGAGCACAGAATTCAAATCTGCAAAGTGCTGGGGCCTCCGGAGCAGATCCCGGGAAGCACCGAAGGACACGCTCAGCCTTTAGCGTGGGACCGGCTCCCGGGCTCCCCCCGAAGACGGGCATGACCCCATGGAAAGGACGGGAGCTTCGGGAAAAATacagcctctcctccctgcttttcATAAACCAGGTGCCTAAACTGAACCGAATCACAGCGCTGCCTAAATTAACACAGAATAAACTGTACAAgtacctcattaaaaaaaaaaaaaaaaaaaaaaaaaaaaaagaaggaaaaaagggaaagaaaaaaaaaaagaaaaaccacgtGGCAGACATGTTGTCTACAAAATAAGCCTATCCGgtgaaattctcatttaaaataattgattcaacaataaaacagcagcatACACCAGAAGCACGAACAGCATTATTTATCAACAGCACTCGCCCAGATAAGTAAAAGTTTGTAATAAATAGATCACTCATTACTTCGCTTCTATAGatgcaaaacagagcaacaaaacacagcagcgATACAAAAGACAAATAAATGAGTTAGACACGGAGCCCATGAGTTTAAGAAGTCTCCCCTGTATTTAATAAAGCATGAATTTCTTTTAGAAACACTAACAGATCCCTTGCAGATAGCTTTTAGTTTTTAtctttatattattatataagaCATTTTGTGTTTAAAGTGAACTATTGCTTCATCTAGGTGGCCCCTCGCTGGGCGTAGAAACTAGGTcgtgaacaaaataaaaacatcaccATTGAAAATTACAAATCGTACAActttaaagcattttgctgttatttttttttcccctccttcattccaaagaaacaaataattgAATCGCTGGGAACGCAAAAGTCTAGTGTTTTAGCGTAAATTTCTGTGTCTacgtaaaataaaaaagaagccagCCAGAGTCACCATGAGTTGAGAGACGAGGGAAAATATGCAATTATAGTTCATCCCTTTCTATTAGCTCAGCAGGTGGAAAACATTTAAACCAGTGACTTTTCAGAACCAAACCTAATTCTTTGCTCCTAACACAGGTCAAAGTCCTCTCGGAATCAGGGAGgcttttgcttttgaagaacTGAATATTTGGGATTCTGCAATCAGTTAGAATTAAAACATTAAATCTGGCATTTCACAAGGTCCCAggattttttgttgtgtttcatttCTCTCCAAGAAAATCAGAGCGTATCTAGTGCAAAGCAAAACCTTCTCCCCCGCTGCCCTTCAGAGAACTCCATATACACCAAACGCTATTAAACAATTGACTTTGTATCAGCTctaaaaaaggattaaaatgacTTTCATGACATTGAGGTGACGCCGTGTTCAAAACCagccaattagaaaaaaaaaaaaagaaaaagaaaaattaccttcGGAGAATTAATTTAACTAAAACTGGATCAATTAAAAACCGTATCTTTGCAAGTTTTTTACATTTACAATACAGTTTTGTTTACGCATAAAATAAGCATTTGGAGTACGTTTTCGCGTAGAGCGAGAATAGGTTAATATATTTAACGATCTGATGAGTTTCCAAGTTGGAAACTGAACGGAGAGCGTGGCATTATCATTTCTCCTGCAAGAACCGAGGCTGCGGATGGAAAgaaaggctggggctgcccccgccTGCTTTCGGCATCGGCGCCAGGGCTTCCACTGCTACCAACGCCAAAGAGCCGCACAGGATTATCAGCTGAGCGGCTCGTTCTTTCCCTGGGCTATTTTTACTCGAGCGAATCCATTTAAAATTGCTTAAAACATCGAATGAAACACAAGTTATCTAAACATcagattttctaattttattaaaaacGCACAAATTTTATCCAACATGTTTTCTTTCATACAGTGAATGGTCTAATATGCACTGGAGGTCACACAAGCTTAGGTTTATTAGAACAATAAAAGACATATGAGAAAtttaatatataaagaaaaaagtagcagCTGTTGACTGCATATTTGAccataaaatttaaatattttggacttttattttaaagacacaaaaataaaacctgtgtgGGTCTATATAAGTCATATTAACAATTCCATGAATGTTCAACAGGACTAAAAATTAGCAAagatgtttgtttgttggtttttttttttgttgtttttttgttttttttaaccttgtaacACTTTTTAAACACCTTCTCGGGTTGCTGGTGCAAAGCACCTTACAGTATTTGTGctatatatttactttatttggCAACTGtctgggttttgtgggttttttttttttttctttgccttctgtaaACAACACCTTTTACAAACTAGCACAGTGAACCACAAGCCCTGCAATCTGTTATAAcatctacagaaaagaaaatgaactatTTTGGTTGGTTgctcaaaatattttgcttttgaacaaGAGGTTCTAAAACAGGATTTATTAGTAAAACATTGAACTCCTGAATTTAACATTAGACGTAAACAGTTGACTGTTTTTAGTTCAATAGAGtctttttgtttagcttttctctctctgtgaagGTagaatactttttgtttgtttgtttgtttgttttcaagtcaTTTTTCGTTAGAGGTCTGGGTGGTGACCTTTGCTATGATGAGGAGGTTTTGTACGTGTAGCTTTGTGAAGGTAGAAGAGTTGGTGCTGAGGGCTTAACATTTAGTAtttgctattttgaaaaaaaaaaaaaaaaacaaaacaaaaagaaaggaaaaagaaagttgtcCCACCTGATAGTCAGCAGGCTGAAATGGCTGATGCTAAAAAGAGTTTCTTGTTGTTGAACTTTCTGAGAGACAAAAATTAACAAACAAATTCATAATGCCAGAACCATCCTTAACCGGGAACGCTAGAGTTcttgaagctttttttcccccttttctttgaCCTTTCCTTCAttcaattaaattttgtttttgttttttttttaacaagaagtTTCTAAGGATTGTGGCTCTTAGGATGACATCCAACAGGGTAATCAAACTTAACGCCATCCTACGGTATGGCAGCACGTTACTGTACAGCTTCACCAGTTTCTTTGTCAATGGTACAAAAAAGTCCCCTTGCTTGTTTGATACAACCATAACATGAAGATTGTCCTGGTCTAGAGCAAAGCTTGCCTTGGAGCGATTTGGATTCAGTTCGTTCCCAAGGTATTATTGTCTTAGGGCAGGAGAGATgttatatttattcatttctgtACACCATAACAATAAGCAGACTAGATGATCATCACTTACTTAGACCCAGTTTGTTTTAAAGCTACCACACAGCCGCTTCATTCATTTCTGGTGGATGTGACAAGTGATTGCCATAGTTAGCACCACCGTTGACGGATATCGAAGAAAATGGAGGACTGGGGCCAAAAACTTCCGCGGACATGGAGTGCAAGGACCCGGGAAGGTTGGGTTCGGGGCTGGGCGAATCTCCAGGGGGATGCGACATGATGTCAGTGAAGCGCTGAGCCTCACTGGAGGGGTGATGTCCGGGCAGGGGGTGATCCATGGCCCCCAAGGGAGTGCCTGACGGCCCCGAGGAGGGCACGAAAGGGAGATCCACGGGTGTCTGAGCTTGAGATGAAGGAGGTCCTTGCGGGAAGAAATCGTAATTGCTTCCAGGGCCGTAATACTCGCTCTGATAATCTGCTGGACAAGGAGAGACAGAGGGAAGGTAACGCACAGGCGAAGCAACCAAGCGGAAAAGACACAAGAGAGCGCGTTTGAACGGTGGTGCCTCAAAATGTCACCCAAAGCTCACTGAACCCAAGAAGGAAACATGCTAACTGGCTCAGATGGCCGCAGCACGGCGAGATGGCCCTGGTGTGGCCTGTGGCCTGCACCGGGGCCATCTCGCTGTGCCGCGGCCATCTGAGCCGGCCAAGCACGAAGAAGAGGGACCACGGTCGGAGCGCGTTACCCACCTCCGTAGAAGGAGAAGGGCCCATTGGGGATGAGCTCCCCGGGCTCCAGCCGGTCCACCAGCGGCCGCATCCTGCGTGGGCTGCGGAAGAAGGCATGTCGGCGGGCGCCCAGCGCGCTCAGCTGCTTCATCCGTCGTTCCTTGGAGCGCcggttctggaaccagacctGGATGGGTGATGGGAGAAGGTGACGGTCACGGGAGATGCGGTCCTGGGTGCCCCCATTGCgggtgtccccccacctcccccagggATCATTTCACCGCCCCACCACCTCCGAGGTCTCTTTTGTTCTGGGGAGGGGCCCGATCCGTTTGAAACGGGGCCGAGCCCACGCATGACGGCTGCCCCGCCGGCTGCAGGTCAAGAATGATTGAGTTAATTCTTATTACCCTGACAAGATTACTCCTAATTACCCTCACACTGAGACTCTCCAATCTAACCTCGTCTTTAATGGTCCTTTAACCCCCCATTACCCCCAGCGCTGCGGGTTTATAAACCTTTTAATAATTCCAGCGCATTGTCATTCTTATTTATCCATTAACCCCTCACATTTATGGTTATTAATTTCGATACCATTTACGGCTTTTTAGGACTTTCTAAAACCACCCCGCAGCTCTGCCCGTTGCCGACCGGCCGGGGcggtccggggcggggggacgtggAGGGGGGGCTGCCGGGCCGCTAAGATAATAACGATTTAAAAGGCCGGCGATGCTTTCCCCGGCCCTGCggtgcggggggagccgggcGCCGGTCCCTCCATGCCGCCGCATCCCCCGCAgcgtgcggggcgggcggcggggccgtgcccgGTGCCCGGAGTGGGGGGGACAGACCCGGGGGAGGGCGGTGGTACCTGGATGACCCGCATGTTGAGGCCGGTCTCCTGCGCCAGCTGCTCCCTGATGTGccgggtgggtttgggggtggcCGCGAAGGCGGCTTTCAGAGTCTCTAGCTGTTTGGCTTTGATGGTGGTGCGGGGGCCCCGCCGCTTGGCCCCCAGGTTCTGGTCGTCGTTTTCGTTGCTGCCCGTCTCCTTGTCGGACACGTTGGCGCTTTCCGAGTCCTTGGCGTCGTCCTGGGAGGGGTCTTGGGAGTCGGGGGACAGGCTGGGGTCACTGCCGGTGGTGGCTGGGTGAGAGCAAAGCGGGGCACGCTGAGCCGGGGGGAGAAATACCGATCGCCATACGAGccggggagaggagaaggagaagggagaggaggaggagaagggagagaagaagaagggagaggagaagaagggagaggagaagagataggagaaggagaaggggagagaagaagggatagaagggagaggagaggaagaagggagaggagagggagaaggaatagaagggagaggagaaggagaaaagaggggagaggggagacgAGAAGGAAAACGGAGAGGAAAAgtgagagaagaaggagaaaagagaggagaacgGAGAGAacggggaggagaaggagaaaagaggggagaagtgagagaaggagaatgaagaatagaagaagaagggaggagagcagaagggagaggaCCGGCTCTCACGCCGCGGAGAAGCCGGGGCTGAGCGCATCGCCGCCCCGCATCGCTCCTCACCTGAATGCAGGCTGTTTTCTTTGGCAGTATTGCTGTTATTTAGGTAATCTTCTTTGCAGACAAACTTGTTTTCGTCTATGATGTAGAGCTCCTCGCCGGTGGAGAGTTGCTTGTTACACATCATACACGTAAAACAGTTCAAGTGGAACACTTTGCTCCGCGCCCTGCGGACCAGGTCGCTGGGGGAGATGCCCTGGGCACAGCCCGCGCACTTGGTCCCGAAACACCTGCGGGGAGAGGCCGGGCCGGTGGTCAGCAGCGCCCGCGGGACCGGCCGAGAGCGGCCCGTAGCCCGGCCCGCCGGGCGAGCGcacccgccgcgccccgcgcccctCACCGCGGCCTCCGCTCGCCCCGCTCGGCCGCGCAAAACAAACCGAAATCAAACACAGCATCCGCACAGAGCGCTGCCGCGCGAATGCCTGAAattataccttaaaaaaaaaataaaaaattaaaaagacacgATTTTGGCAGAGGACGAAGTGCTGAGGGATTAATTAAACGCCGGGGCTGCGTTGTCCGGGGTTTCCCCTCTGCGCCCCGACACATTGATTAACGAGACTCTAATAAGCATTAAGCAGAAATTCTGAAATGCTATTAATCCGTGACGGCCGCGCATCGGCCGGAGGAGCTGCCGGGACCGGCTCGGCCGGCGatggggagccgcggggcggtCCCGCACcggggcccgcagcccccggcgctcCGCTTCGGCCGGGCCCGCACGGCGGAGCTCCCGGTAGCCGAGTCCGGGTCAGTGCCGGCCCCGGTGCCCGGGGAGGAGCGGCAGCAGAGCGGCGGGGCTCCCGGTAGCGCTCCGCCGCGCCGGGCGATGCGGGGAGCCCGTGTGCGGGAAGGGCTCCGCGGCTACCCCGGCCCCGGGCCCGTCTTTGCCGTTACTGCCCGTGTGCGGTgcggggcccggccgggcagGGGCACGGGCGGCCGGCTCCGAGCCCGGCATTTATTCCGCTGCCCGCCGGGATGCGGGAGGGAAGCGGCGGCGAGCGGGTGTCGGTACCCGCTCCCCTCTCCGTCAGACGGCGGTGGTGAGGGGATCGTTGCCCTCTGGTTTGATGGGAGGCGCCGGGCCCGCCGAGCCGCGCACCGCCGCCGCACCGGGCCTTCCCCGCCGGGGCAGCACCGCGGCTCCGGGCACGCTGGGAACGACGCCGGGCTGCGGCCCCGCGGAGCGCTGCGCTCACGGCCGCGGAAAGTCCCGCCGGGAAGCCCCGGCAAGTGCCGCTGCAGCGGCCCCGGGACGGTCCccgcccgcaccgcccccgctcccgctccgccgGTCGATAGTTTCGAGGCAACTTTGGGAAACCGGAGCGCGGCCGGTGCCCGCGGAGAGCGGCCGGGCCTCGCCCTGCGCACCCCGACGGGGCGCCCGGGGGTCCCTTCCCCGGGCCCGACCCCCGCCCGCTCCTCCCGGGAGAGCACCTGGAAAAATAACCacggttgcggggggggggggttgcgtGTGCATCGGGAGGGAAGAAGCGATTGTGGGTCACACCGAACAacgggggaaaacaaaaaaaataaagggagatGAAAAACGGATGCAAAGGAGCTACGGCCCcgggcggggtggggggtccGGTACTTACCGAAAGAAGTCGTTTTTGCAGTAAAGCTTGCCTTCTCGCGAAAAGCATTTCTCTGTCAAATTGCATTTACATTCACAGCACTGAACACACTTCACATGCCAAGCCCTGTCCAGTACATTCAACAAAAACCGGTCCAAGATTGGCCTTTTGCAGCCTGCACAGTGAACCATTGTCTTTGGTTATTTCTGAGAGTGGGGGGTATTGGTTTCCCAGATgtcaagcaagaaaaaaaataatttaaaaataaaacaaaaattttgttttgttttgttttgtttttttaaagacgaCAACACCGGCGtaggtttgcttttttgtttgtttgttttaaaagccttCGAGaagtgaaggaggagaaaaagaaagggaggaagaaaaatcttcGTTGGAGTGTCCTAGGAGGGATACGCAGGAGAAACCACCCACTGCCCGAGGAGACCAGCGCTTCGCCACAACCGCAGAATCCCGGCCGCTACCAACCACGACAgcgacaataataataataataataataatagtaacaataaaACAACAACGACTATAAAGATCGGCgctcataaaaattaaaaaaaaaaaaaatttaaaaaagaaaaaccaaaaaaaaaacgaCCACCAAAACCAAACGCCAAAAAGCGAGCGTGATGAGTTTTTCTCAGGTCTGAGGTAGAGCAGTCAGGAGTCAAAGTGCTTTtcccaaagagaaataaaaaaataataataataataataataaataacaaaacgAGACATGGAGCCCCCCGCAGCGGTCAGACGGGCTCGGGCTGCTGCCGCGGCGACATGGCCCTACGCGCCGCGGAGCGGGCCGCGTCCTTACgcgggtgggggggtgctggggggggccggggaggaag from Chroicocephalus ridibundus chromosome 7, bChrRid1.1, whole genome shotgun sequence includes the following:
- the LHX1 gene encoding LIM/homeobox protein Lhx1 isoform X2, whose translation is MVHCAGCKRPILDRFLLNVLDRAWHVKCVQCCECKCNLTEKCFSREGKLYCKNDFFRCFGTKCAGCAQGISPSDLVRRARSKVFHLNCFTCMMCNKQLSTGEELYIIDENKFVCKEDYLNNSNTAKENSLHSATTGSDPSLSPDSQDPSQDDAKDSESANVSDKETGSNENDDQNLGAKRRGPRTTIKAKQLETLKAAFAATPKPTRHIREQLAQETGLNMRVIQVWFQNRRSKERRMKQLSALGARRHAFFRSPRRMRPLVDRLEPGELIPNGPFSFYGDYQSEYYGPGSNYDFFPQGPPSSQAQTPVDLPFVPSSGPSGTPLGAMDHPLPGHHPSSEAQRFTDIMSHPPGDSPSPEPNLPGSLHSMSAEVFGPSPPFSSISVNGGANYGNHLSHPPEMNEAAVW
- the LHX1 gene encoding LIM/homeobox protein Lhx1 isoform X1, with the protein product MVHCAGCKRPILDRFLLNVLDRAWHVKCVQCCECKCNLTEKCFSREGKLYCKNDFFRCFGTKCAGCAQGISPSDLVRRARSKVFHLNCFTCMMCNKQLSTGEELYIIDENKFVCKEDYLNNSNTAKENSLHSATTGSDPSLSPDSQDPSQDDAKDSESANVSDKETGSNENDDQNLGAKRRGPRTTIKAKQLETLKAAFAATPKPTRHIREQLAQETGLNMRVIQVWFQNRRSKERRMKQLSALGARRHAFFRSPRRMRPLVDRLEPGELIPNGPFSFYGADYQSEYYGPGSNYDFFPQGPPSSQAQTPVDLPFVPSSGPSGTPLGAMDHPLPGHHPSSEAQRFTDIMSHPPGDSPSPEPNLPGSLHSMSAEVFGPSPPFSSISVNGGANYGNHLSHPPEMNEAAVW